A genome region from Musa acuminata AAA Group cultivar baxijiao chromosome BXJ3-5, Cavendish_Baxijiao_AAA, whole genome shotgun sequence includes the following:
- the LOC103984790 gene encoding uncharacterized protein LOC103984790, which yields MDPKACVLETPRCNPPLRRCSPTRHRPLWCPRLALSGTLRHSARRAVVSSAGASRAYSVPLVIEQTKHGEMAYDVFSRLLKERIVCVNGAISDEIAAVVVAQLLFLESQNPSKTINLYVNSPGGAVTAGLAIYDTMQYISSPVSTLCLGQAASMGSLLLAAGATGERRALPHSRIMIHQPSGGASGQATDIAIQAKEILKVRDRLNAIYARHTGQPIERIEQCMERDTFMSPEEAKEFGLLDEVIVHRPLACAPPAKHQELLLHGSR from the coding sequence ATGGATCCAAAGGCGTGCGTCCTCGAGACACCCAGGTGTAATCCGCCACTCCGCCGCTGCTCTCCTACCCGCCACCGCCCGTTGTGGTGTCCTCGCCTAGCACTCTCCGGAACCCTCCGCCACTCCGCCCGCCGCGCCGTGGTCTCCTCCGCCGGCGCCTCTCGCGCCTACAGCGTCCCCTTGGTGATCGAGCAAACCAAGCATGGGGAGATGGCGTACGACGTCTTCTCCCGCCTCCTCAAGGAGCGCATCGTGTGCGTCAACGGCGCCATCTCCGACGAGATCGCCGCGGTGGTCGTGGCGCAGCTCCTCTTCCTGGAGTCCCAGAACCCCTCCAAGACCATCAACCTCTACGTCAACTCACCCGGCGGCGCCGTCACCGCCGGCCTCGCCATCTACGACACCATGCAGTACATCAGCTCCCCGGTCTCCACCCTCTGCCTCGGCCAGGCTGCCTCCATGGGGTCCCTCCTCCTCGCCGCTGGCGCCACCGGCGAGCGCCGCGCCCTCCCCCACTCCCGCATCATGATCCACCAGCCCTCCGGCGGCGCGTCCGGCCAGGCCACCGACATCGCCATCCAGGCTAAGGAGATCCTCAAGGTCCGCGATCGCCTCAACGCCATCTACGCCCGCCACACGGGGCAGCCCATCGAGCGTATCGAGCAGTGCATGGAGCGCGACACGTTCATGTCTCCCGAAGAGGCCAAGGAGTTTGGCCTCCTCGACGAGGTCATCGTGCACCGTCCTCTGGCCTGCGCTCCGCCAGCCAAGCACCAAGAACTTTTGCTCCATGGCTCCCGGTAA
- the LOC135582914 gene encoding Bowman-Birk type proteinase inhibitor-like, whose amino-acid sequence MAGGGKRGEASSLLLVTLLVTLLAFFATNSSAARVTPRPQSLARAALSALGARQDEPCCRCACPLIYPPTWCICGGIWQGSCPSACNNCQCVLNECTCLDLMDPKVCVANSCPWRDAAPKVEPAQQWAIEETGGKLAMMV is encoded by the exons ATGGCTGGAGGAGGCAAAAGAGGTGAAGCGTCGTCTCTTCTACTTGTGACGCTGCTCGTGACGTTGTTGGCTTTCTTCGCCACCAACTCCTCGGCAGCCCGTGTCACACCCCGTCCGCAATCCCTCGCCAGAG CGGCACTGAGTGCGTTGGGGGCAAGGCAAGATGAGCCGTGCTGCAGATGCGCGTGTCCTCTCATTTACCCACCTACTTGGTGCATTTGCGGCGGCATATGGCAAGGCTCCTGCCCTTCCGCCTGCAACAACTGCCAGTGTGTCCTCAACGAGTGCACTTGCCTCGATCTTATGGACCCCAAGGTCTGCGTGGCCAACTCCTGTCCCTGGCGTGATGCAGCCCCCAAAGTAGAGCCGGCGCAGCAGTGGGCGATCGAAGAAACCGGTGGGAAATTAGCGATGATGGTGTGA